The Methylomonas montana genome has a window encoding:
- a CDS encoding rhodanese-like domain-containing protein codes for MNKTIKLTFLAMLLVTPVAFAASHDHQEKKPAAEYKYKTPKLNRAQFDELLAKPDQLTVIDVRRPDELTGKGGFPVYLSIQSTEIEKSLAFIPKERGIVTVSNHAGRAGAAADLLASKGFKVVGAVGAQNYEEEGGKLTKIAPPEPKK; via the coding sequence ATGAATAAAACAATCAAGCTGACGTTTTTGGCAATGCTGCTCGTAACCCCGGTCGCATTTGCGGCGTCTCACGATCATCAAGAGAAAAAGCCCGCCGCCGAGTACAAATATAAAACGCCCAAGCTGAATCGCGCCCAGTTCGACGAGCTGTTGGCTAAGCCCGACCAGTTGACGGTTATCGATGTGCGTCGTCCTGACGAATTGACCGGCAAAGGCGGGTTCCCAGTGTATCTGAGTATTCAATCGACCGAGATCGAGAAAAGTCTGGCCTTTATTCCTAAAGAAAGAGGCATCGTGACGGTATCGAATCACGCGGGCCGTGCCGGCGCAGCAGCCGATTTGCTGGCATCAAAAGGCTTTAAAGTCGTTGGCGCGGTGGGTGCGCAAAACTACGAAGAAGAAGGCGGCAAGTTGACCAAAATCGCGCCGCCAGAGCCGAAAAAATAA
- a CDS encoding DUF1549 and DUF1553 domain-containing protein: MSKKLYSAFIWGVAVAISGDTGAADDKPAPAKAEASAPEAGQSKSKHWSYQPVKAPAAPSVKNKDWVRTPIDAFVLAPLEAKELTPSPEVDRAAFIRRATLDAWGVIPTPEEVDAFVNDDSNNAYEKLADRLLASPKYGERQARRWLDLARYADSSGFTNDENRNNMYRYRDYVVKAFNEDKPYSQFIQEQLAGDEINPGNPESLIATGFIRSYPDDSNSRNLVQKKFQNTTDVTDTVGEVFLAQTVGCARCHNHKFDKISMKEYYQLQSFFANVNAVDNVPVPVKGEVEAEWEKANAKWEEAIKDIKAKQKALIEPVKVQARKYNYERFSLDTQAALNKPEAQWTTADRWINHRYDNNENEAGAALAFYQDNSAKGAYSYDPSYAEKAEQFKALNKELKKWDKLKPVKGSSYISAVSELGNPNPPPTHVHFAGEYDKLQEEVQPGFPVAISEEKPEIKPTAISSGRRAALAKWIASPTNPLTARVFANRVWAQYFGRGIVETVSDFGKAGTKPTNPELLDYLADSFVKQGWSVKKLHREILLSSVYRQDSKPREDVAKADPDNKLLAVFPRQRLEAEQIRDSLLVAAAKLEDSLGGPAVYPEVPTGLNAGDKWPVDKAPKDTNRRSLYVFTKRSVPYPMLDTFDMASAQQVHSKRDVTTTPLQSLALFNSDTVFGWSQALAGRVINEAGHDESDQLERLYKILFARSPTDEEKDTLAGFLDEQENVIKKKVAEGKFTASVPVGVKETDKLDPVRSSAFVDLVHAVANSNEFVYRF, encoded by the coding sequence ATGAGTAAGAAACTATATTCCGCCTTTATCTGGGGGGTTGCGGTGGCGATCAGCGGCGACACTGGGGCGGCTGACGACAAGCCCGCGCCAGCGAAAGCCGAAGCCAGCGCGCCGGAAGCGGGGCAATCGAAATCCAAGCACTGGTCTTATCAGCCTGTAAAAGCACCGGCCGCGCCTAGCGTCAAGAATAAAGATTGGGTGAGAACGCCGATCGATGCTTTCGTGCTGGCACCCTTGGAAGCTAAAGAATTAACGCCGTCGCCGGAAGTCGATCGCGCGGCCTTCATTCGTCGGGCGACATTGGATGCCTGGGGCGTGATCCCGACACCGGAAGAAGTCGATGCGTTCGTTAACGACGATTCTAATAATGCTTACGAGAAATTGGCGGACCGCTTGCTGGCGTCCCCTAAATACGGTGAGCGCCAGGCTCGTCGTTGGCTGGATTTGGCCCGCTATGCCGACAGCTCGGGCTTCACCAACGATGAAAACCGCAACAATATGTATCGCTATCGCGATTACGTAGTGAAGGCATTTAACGAAGATAAGCCGTATTCGCAATTTATCCAGGAGCAATTGGCTGGCGACGAAATCAATCCGGGCAATCCCGAATCCCTGATCGCCACCGGCTTTATCAGAAGCTATCCGGACGACAGCAACTCTCGTAATCTGGTGCAGAAGAAGTTTCAAAACACCACCGACGTCACCGATACCGTGGGCGAGGTATTTTTAGCGCAGACCGTCGGTTGCGCCAGATGCCACAACCATAAGTTCGACAAAATTTCCATGAAAGAGTATTACCAGCTGCAATCTTTCTTCGCCAACGTCAATGCCGTGGATAACGTGCCGGTGCCTGTCAAGGGCGAGGTAGAGGCCGAGTGGGAAAAAGCCAATGCCAAATGGGAAGAGGCGATTAAGGACATTAAGGCAAAACAAAAAGCACTGATCGAGCCGGTGAAAGTGCAAGCCAGAAAATATAACTACGAACGGTTTTCCTTGGATACTCAAGCGGCCCTGAATAAGCCCGAAGCCCAATGGACGACGGCGGATCGCTGGATCAATCACCGTTACGACAACAACGAAAACGAAGCTGGGGCGGCGCTGGCGTTCTACCAAGACAACTCTGCTAAGGGTGCCTACAGTTATGACCCTAGTTATGCGGAAAAAGCCGAGCAGTTTAAAGCTCTCAATAAAGAGTTGAAAAAATGGGACAAATTGAAGCCGGTTAAAGGTTCCTCTTACATTTCCGCCGTTTCCGAGCTGGGTAATCCGAACCCACCGCCAACTCATGTGCATTTCGCCGGCGAGTACGACAAGTTGCAGGAAGAAGTGCAACCGGGTTTCCCTGTCGCTATTTCCGAAGAGAAACCTGAGATCAAACCGACTGCCATTTCATCCGGCCGTCGCGCCGCCCTGGCTAAATGGATCGCCAGTCCGACCAATCCTTTGACGGCCAGAGTATTTGCTAACCGGGTATGGGCGCAATATTTCGGTCGCGGCATCGTCGAAACGGTTAGTGACTTCGGTAAGGCCGGTACCAAACCGACCAACCCTGAGCTGCTGGATTATTTGGCGGATAGCTTCGTCAAGCAAGGATGGAGCGTCAAAAAACTCCACCGCGAGATTTTATTGTCCAGCGTCTATCGTCAAGACTCCAAGCCGCGCGAAGACGTCGCTAAAGCCGATCCGGATAACAAGCTGCTGGCGGTATTCCCTAGACAACGTTTGGAAGCCGAGCAAATTCGCGATTCTCTGTTGGTTGCTGCGGCGAAGTTGGAAGACAGCTTAGGCGGTCCGGCGGTGTATCCGGAAGTGCCGACCGGTTTGAATGCCGGCGACAAATGGCCGGTCGATAAAGCGCCGAAAGATACCAACCGCAGGAGCTTGTATGTGTTTACCAAGCGCAGCGTGCCTTACCCCATGTTGGATACCTTCGATATGGCGTCCGCGCAACAGGTGCATAGCAAACGCGACGTCACCACCACGCCATTGCAATCTCTGGCTCTGTTCAACAGCGATACAGTGTTTGGTTGGTCGCAAGCTCTGGCTGGACGCGTGATCAACGAAGCCGGCCACGATGAGTCCGATCAGTTGGAAAGGCTGTATAAAATTCTGTTTGCCCGTAGCCCGACCGACGAGGAAAAAGACACGCTGGCTGGCTTCTTGGACGAACAGGAAAACGTCATTAAGAAGAAAGTCGCAGAAGGCAAATTTACCGCCAGCGTACCGGTGGGGGTGAAGGAAACCGACAAACTGGACCCAGTGCGTTCGTCTGCCTTTGTTGACTTGGTGCATGCGGTGGCCAATTCCAACGAATTCGTCTATCGCTTCTAA
- a CDS encoding DUF1501 domain-containing protein yields the protein MNNKSRRDFLIKSGYGLGGLALGGMLPGLNGFSSAMASELAAGAGIVDPLASKAPHFNPKVKSVIWLHMDGAPSTIDLYDYKPQLVKMHGQDIPKSFMAGIKEGVRGGTGKLYATNRTWKQHGQSGAWFSDYLPNLAQHADELAFIKSSVTIGATHNISILKLNTGDLNPGRPSLGAWIKYALGTANPDLPAYVVLYNDKKEPTGGSINWSSGFLPAVYQGTAFRQGESPILYLERPELTSASEQRSTLDLLKRLNQLEDAKYPGDSELEARLQAYELADRMQRTAPEAVDLKKESEATKALYGINDEGSKSYGEVLLRARRLVERGVRFVQVISGPQEVAGDQRNWDGHTNLEENHKKHSYAVDKPIAGLLTDLKAKGLLDTTLVVWTSEFGRTSYGQSGNGRDHNPWGYTQWLAGGGVNAGYTHGETDEIGLQVADKSKAVDTYDLHATVLHLMGLDHLKTTYFHNGRSERPTVVYGKVIKELIA from the coding sequence ATGAATAACAAATCTCGCAGAGACTTCTTGATCAAAAGTGGCTACGGCCTCGGTGGTCTGGCCTTGGGCGGCATGCTGCCAGGATTGAACGGATTTTCCAGCGCCATGGCTTCCGAATTGGCGGCCGGCGCCGGCATCGTCGATCCGTTGGCGTCGAAGGCTCCGCATTTCAACCCCAAAGTAAAATCGGTGATCTGGTTGCATATGGACGGCGCGCCTTCCACCATCGATTTGTACGACTACAAACCGCAATTGGTGAAAATGCACGGTCAGGACATTCCGAAATCGTTCATGGCTGGCATCAAGGAAGGTGTGCGCGGTGGTACCGGTAAACTGTACGCCACTAACCGGACCTGGAAACAGCACGGCCAGAGCGGTGCCTGGTTTTCCGACTATCTGCCTAACCTGGCGCAACACGCCGACGAGCTGGCTTTTATTAAATCCAGCGTCACCATCGGTGCCACCCATAACATTTCCATCCTGAAACTGAATACCGGCGACCTGAACCCAGGCCGTCCATCACTCGGCGCCTGGATCAAATATGCATTGGGTACCGCCAACCCGGATTTACCGGCTTATGTGGTGTTGTATAACGACAAGAAAGAACCGACCGGCGGCTCGATCAACTGGAGTTCCGGCTTCCTGCCGGCGGTTTATCAAGGTACCGCATTCCGTCAAGGCGAATCGCCAATCCTGTACCTGGAACGTCCGGAGTTGACTTCGGCGTCCGAACAGCGCAGCACGCTGGATCTGCTGAAACGCTTGAATCAATTGGAAGATGCTAAATATCCGGGCGATTCCGAGCTGGAAGCGCGTCTGCAAGCCTATGAGCTGGCAGACCGGATGCAACGTACCGCGCCGGAAGCGGTGGATCTGAAGAAAGAATCCGAAGCAACCAAAGCGCTGTACGGCATCAACGACGAAGGTAGCAAAAGCTACGGCGAAGTGTTGTTGCGGGCGCGGCGTTTGGTCGAGCGCGGTGTGCGTTTCGTACAGGTCATTTCCGGTCCCCAGGAAGTCGCTGGCGACCAGCGCAACTGGGACGGTCATACCAACCTGGAAGAAAACCACAAGAAACATTCCTATGCGGTGGATAAACCCATCGCCGGTTTGCTGACCGACCTGAAAGCCAAGGGTTTGCTGGATACCACTTTGGTGGTTTGGACTTCCGAGTTCGGCCGCACCTCTTACGGCCAAAGCGGTAACGGCCGCGACCATAATCCTTGGGGTTACACCCAATGGTTGGCGGGCGGCGGCGTCAATGCCGGTTACACCCACGGCGAGACCGATGAAATCGGTTTACAGGTTGCGGACAAGAGCAAAGCGGTCGATACCTACGACTTGCACGCGACCGTGTTGCATTTGATGGGTCTTGATCACTTGAAAACCACCTATTTCCACAACGGCCGTTCAGAGCGTCCGACCGTGGTGTACGGTAAGGTGATCAAGGAGTTGATCGCTTAG
- a CDS encoding SMP-30/gluconolactonase/LRE family protein has product MVFKNLLAFSISALLYTGDALADDLVTPPIPGVAAGGVLVDLIKDGFNGTEGPIGYTDGSLLFTETNANKIVRIAPDDSVSTFLEKSNGANGLALTPAGEIVAVQTQKTQVGVVYPADKKHALAENYQGTAFQRPNDLVRASNGGIYFTDSGTRPSKENPNPPPSHPGVYYISPTGDLKQLAIDIERPNGIQLSKDEKTLYVANTPGEHVLAYDIAADGSIQNRRNFAKLAGWQKGEDGKWSGGADGLALDDEGRLYVASNAGVEIFSAKGDALGVIEIPKKPQNLAFAGASKNVLYVVGRGSAYKILLLSRGISSRAK; this is encoded by the coding sequence ATGGTATTCAAAAATTTGTTGGCATTCAGTATAAGCGCCTTGCTGTATACGGGTGATGCACTGGCTGACGACCTCGTGACCCCGCCGATTCCCGGCGTAGCTGCCGGTGGCGTATTGGTCGATCTGATCAAGGATGGCTTCAACGGCACGGAAGGCCCGATTGGTTACACGGACGGCAGTCTGCTGTTTACCGAAACCAATGCCAATAAGATAGTCCGCATCGCGCCGGACGACAGCGTCTCCACCTTTTTGGAAAAATCCAACGGCGCCAACGGTCTGGCCTTGACGCCGGCTGGGGAAATTGTCGCGGTACAAACTCAGAAAACCCAGGTGGGTGTCGTCTATCCGGCCGACAAGAAACACGCTTTGGCCGAAAATTATCAGGGCACGGCATTTCAGCGTCCCAACGATTTGGTGCGGGCCAGCAATGGCGGGATTTATTTTACCGACAGCGGCACGCGGCCAAGCAAGGAAAACCCCAATCCGCCGCCGTCGCATCCGGGCGTTTATTACATTAGTCCAACTGGCGATTTGAAGCAGCTGGCGATCGACATCGAGCGTCCCAACGGTATTCAATTGAGTAAGGACGAGAAAACCCTGTATGTCGCCAATACTCCAGGCGAACACGTGCTGGCCTACGACATCGCTGCCGACGGCTCGATTCAAAATCGGCGTAATTTTGCCAAACTGGCCGGCTGGCAAAAAGGCGAGGATGGTAAATGGTCGGGTGGGGCCGATGGTCTGGCGCTGGACGATGAAGGCCGCTTGTATGTGGCCTCGAATGCGGGCGTGGAAATATTCAGCGCCAAAGGCGATGCGCTAGGGGTGATTGAGATTCCGAAAAAGCCGCAAAACCTAGCATTTGCCGGGGCGAGCAAAAACGTGCTGTATGTGGTCGGACGCGGTTCAGCGTACAAGATTCTGTTGCTGTCACGCGGCATTAGTAGTCGCGCCAAGTAA
- a CDS encoding DUF1549 and DUF1553 domain-containing protein, which produces MRKNLYSAVVWGLAVAISGDAKAADEKPAVAEEAPQSKSKLWSYQPVKTPAVPAVKQQDWVRTPIDAFILAKQEEKGLAPSADADRAAFIRRATLDVWGVIPTPQEVEAFVNDDSDKAYEKLVERLLASPKYGERQGRKWLDLARYADSTGFQNDNDRLNMWRYRDYVINSFNQDKPYSRFLQEQLAGDELWPDREEALIATGFMAQFPDNANSRDLVQRKYQITTDITDTVGKVVLGQTLECARCHNHKFDKISQKDYFSLQSFFANVAPVDNIPAKKGAIEVAYDQQWAKWEEATKDIRAKQKAIIDTRREDALKYHKERYLTDSRAAIFKPKEQWTAQDRWVNHRLTNVTDEASLQAYFREKGESSDPKFQNKEIAAQWAELDKLNKELRKFNDLKPKTTSNTISAMTELGHADTPPSFVFAQGDHEKPLEEVQPAFPPAITDEKPDIKPLPFSSGRRTALAKWIASPTNPLTARVYVNRVWDQYFGHGIVETVSDFGKAGQKPTNPELLDYLAAKFVKDDWSIKSLHREILLSSVYRQSSDYREDLHQADAENKLLAVFPRQRLEAEQVRDSLLAAAGKLEEKVGGPSVYPPLPKNINATNSANVNGDPAWKTSKDDKDHNRRSLYIFTRRSLPYPILDSFNMASPQEAHSKREVTTTPLQALTLFNSELIFDWSKSLAGRVINEAGLDESDRLDKLYQILFGRNANDDEKDSLQAFLDDQENVIRKKVATGKFEVNVPNGLKENIQIDPVRAAAFVDLVHVVANSNEFIYRF; this is translated from the coding sequence ATGAGAAAAAATTTATATTCCGCCGTGGTCTGGGGGCTGGCGGTGGCGATAAGCGGCGATGCTAAAGCTGCCGACGAAAAGCCAGCGGTGGCCGAGGAAGCCCCGCAATCCAAATCTAAATTGTGGTCGTATCAACCGGTCAAGACGCCGGCCGTCCCGGCCGTGAAGCAACAGGATTGGGTGAGAACGCCGATCGATGCCTTTATTTTGGCGAAGCAGGAAGAAAAAGGTCTGGCACCATCGGCGGATGCCGATAGGGCGGCTTTTATTCGCCGGGCAACACTGGATGTGTGGGGGGTGATTCCGACGCCGCAAGAAGTCGAAGCCTTTGTCAACGACGATTCTGATAAGGCATACGAGAAGCTGGTCGAACGTTTGTTGGCATCGCCCAAATACGGCGAGCGTCAAGGACGCAAGTGGCTGGATTTGGCGCGTTACGCCGATAGTACCGGCTTTCAGAACGATAACGACCGCTTGAACATGTGGCGTTATCGCGATTACGTGATCAATTCCTTCAATCAAGATAAACCTTATAGCCGCTTCTTGCAGGAGCAATTGGCTGGCGACGAATTATGGCCGGATCGGGAAGAAGCCTTGATTGCGACCGGCTTCATGGCGCAATTCCCCGATAACGCCAACTCGCGGGATCTGGTGCAACGCAAATATCAGATTACCACTGACATTACCGATACGGTCGGTAAAGTGGTGTTGGGTCAAACCTTGGAGTGCGCGCGCTGCCACAATCACAAATTCGACAAGATTAGCCAGAAAGACTATTTCTCCTTACAGTCGTTTTTTGCCAACGTCGCGCCGGTGGATAACATTCCCGCCAAAAAAGGCGCTATCGAAGTGGCTTACGACCAGCAATGGGCTAAGTGGGAAGAGGCGACCAAGGATATCCGCGCCAAGCAAAAAGCCATTATCGATACCCGCCGCGAGGATGCGCTTAAATATCACAAGGAACGTTACTTGACCGATTCCAGGGCCGCCATTTTCAAACCCAAGGAGCAATGGACAGCGCAGGATCGCTGGGTGAATCATCGTTTGACCAATGTCACCGACGAAGCCAGTCTGCAAGCCTATTTTCGTGAAAAAGGCGAGAGTAGCGATCCCAAGTTCCAGAACAAGGAAATCGCCGCGCAATGGGCGGAACTGGATAAGTTGAATAAAGAGCTTAGAAAGTTTAACGACTTGAAGCCGAAAACCACCTCCAACACCATTTCCGCGATGACCGAACTGGGTCACGCCGACACGCCGCCGAGTTTCGTGTTCGCGCAAGGCGATCATGAGAAGCCGTTGGAAGAGGTGCAACCGGCTTTCCCGCCGGCGATTACCGACGAAAAACCCGACATCAAACCATTACCGTTTTCATCGGGCCGCCGTACCGCGTTGGCGAAGTGGATTGCCAGCCCGACCAATCCACTGACGGCTCGCGTCTATGTCAACCGGGTTTGGGACCAATATTTCGGTCACGGTATCGTCGAGACGGTTAGCGATTTCGGTAAGGCCGGCCAGAAGCCGACCAACCCCGAGTTGCTGGATTATCTGGCGGCCAAGTTCGTCAAGGACGATTGGAGTATCAAAAGCCTGCATAGGGAGATTCTGTTATCCAGCGTTTACCGGCAATCTTCGGATTACCGCGAAGACCTGCATCAGGCCGATGCCGAAAACAAATTGCTGGCAGTATTTCCGCGGCAACGTCTGGAAGCGGAGCAGGTCAGGGATTCCTTGCTAGCGGCCGCCGGTAAGCTGGAAGAGAAAGTGGGCGGTCCATCGGTGTATCCGCCGCTGCCGAAAAACATCAATGCCACCAACAGCGCCAATGTCAACGGTGATCCGGCCTGGAAAACCTCCAAGGACGACAAGGATCATAACCGCCGCAGTCTGTACATCTTTACCCGGCGCAGCTTGCCTTACCCGATTCTGGATTCGTTCAACATGGCGTCTCCGCAGGAAGCCCACAGCAAGCGTGAAGTAACCACTACACCGTTGCAAGCGCTGACTTTGTTCAACAGCGAGCTGATCTTCGATTGGTCGAAATCGTTGGCGGGTAGGGTGATCAACGAAGCCGGTCTCGACGAATCGGACAGATTGGACAAACTCTATCAAATTCTGTTTGGACGCAATGCCAACGATGACGAGAAAGACAGCCTGCAAGCCTTCCTAGACGATCAGGAAAACGTGATACGCAAAAAAGTGGCCACCGGCAAGTTCGAGGTCAACGTACCGAACGGTTTGAAAGAAAACATACAGATAGATCCGGTCAGAGCAGCGGCTTTTGTCGACCTGGTACATGTCGTGGCGAACTCCAACGAGTTTATCTACCGGTTTTAA